The following coding sequences lie in one Chlorocebus sabaeus isolate Y175 chromosome 29, mChlSab1.0.hap1, whole genome shotgun sequence genomic window:
- the LOC103231361 gene encoding ribonuclease pancreatic — protein sequence MALDKSVILLPLLVLVLLVLGCLGRESRAKKFQRQHMDSGSSPSSNSTYCNQMMKRRSMTQGRCKPVNTFVHEPLVDVQNVCFQEKVTCKNGQTNCFKSKSSMHITDCRLTNGSRYPNCAYRTSPKERRIIVACEGSPYVPVHFDASVEDST from the coding sequence ATGGCTCTTGATAAGTCTGTCATCCTGCTCCCTCTGCTTGTCCTGGTGCTGCTGGTGCTGGGCTGCCTGGGCAGGGAATCCCGGGCCAAGAAATTCCAGCGGCAGCACATGGACTCAGGCAGTTCCCCCAGCAGCAACTCCACCTACTGCAACCAAATGATGAAGCGCCGGAGTATGACACAGGGGCGGTGCAAACCAGTGAACACCTTTGTGCACGAGCCCCTGGTAGATGTCCAGAATGTCTGCTTCCAGGAAAAGGTCACCTGCAAGAACGGGCAGACCAACTGCTTCAAGAGCAAGTCCAGCATGCACATCACAGACTGCCGCCTGACAAACGGCTCCAGGTACCCCAACTGTGCATACCGGACCAGCCCGAAGGAGAGACGCATCATTGTGGCCTGTGAAGGGAGCCCATATGTGCCAGTCCACTTCGATGCTTCTGTGGAGGACTCAACCTAA